The following nucleotide sequence is from Diospyros lotus cultivar Yz01 chromosome 3, ASM1463336v1, whole genome shotgun sequence.
GCATATGGGTACATTAAAAGGGTGGCTAGAACACCTCTATATTAATGCGTCTCaggcaaacaaacaaaaaatacctCTATATTAACTAAAGCAAGCAAAAGGGTGGGTAGAAGATCAAAAAGTGGTTGACAGAAGGATATCAGTTATGAATATTGACTTCATTTAGGACCAAAGAGTCAATAACCTTGTAGGTCAACATCTCTGGTTAGTTAATATAACCTTGTGCCAGGCCCCTATTCCCCTTGCTGCATTGCCTAGTTAATAAATGGAAAAATTGTGGTAGAGAATCACAAATCTTCAATTTCAATGGACTTTCTTCAAGGTTCAGTTTTGAGCTCAAGGATGCTGTTGGCTATGAAACATCAAACGACATCGTTGGATTAAGCTGATTGGAGGGCCACGTGCTGCAACCGTAGCCTGCCAATTGGCAGCTGCTGGATGgcagcacgtggcaaccatcaacGGCTCTCTGATGGCGCCCATTTGCCTTTCTTCTCCTACCCGATCTTTCTCCTTGTCCGTCTGCCAATTTTGTTGAAATAAtcatcgtgcttgcacgattaGATCTCAGCCCTTCATCCATACTTTATGAGGCCTGATCCTAGCCATTGATCATCTCTTTTAATCCCACCCCTCGGGATGTGAACCGGTCAGACGATTAAGACGAAAGAATCAAAAgcaaaggaaaaaggaaaagatcgaGAAGAGGGAGAAACTTCGTTTTCGAGCTAGGGTTTCTAGTTTGCTTCTCTGTTCATTCTCTGTAAATGTTTGTATAGTTTTGTTAAGATATATAGTTCGATAGGTTTCTGCCTTTAATCTGCATTGTTTGATTATTGGGCATTTTTGTGTTCTCGAACCATCGTTTGTACAGAGAGTGTGTGAGGTTTTCATGTGGGTGTAATCTCGAATTCATCTCATAGTGCAATGAGCTCTCCTCGCTCGAGCTCAACGTAGACGTAGCCTcttttgaggtgaaccacggtaaatctttTGCCTCTTTTCGTTTTCGTCtccttttttgttgttgtttatgtGTATGTTTATGCTTCCAGTTTTGTCCATCGTGAGCTTGTGATTGAAAAATATCAGACATAAACCTTAAGGTCTTATTGATTTGttcccaacagtggtatcagaaccGTGTTCTGATCGGCTCTTAGGGTTCTTTGTAAGTTTCAATCGGTTCGTTTTTCAAATCTAGGGTTGTCATCAGTAAGGGGTTTGGTTTTACTGAGAGTCCTTGTCAGCGAGAGGTTTGCTGTGTTGGTCTCAGTCAGTGTCTAGAGCTCCCTAGGTTACCTTCGAGCAAAGCGAAGACGATGtctacccgatttgaaatcggcaTATTTGATGGCAAATGAGATTTCGGAagctggaaaaagaagatgagagttttactctctcatcataaagtgctgATAGCACTTGAAGCAAAAGATCGCAAATGGTCTCCAGACCAACTTGTGAGAACCGAGGAGATCAGAGAAGAAGCCTACAATCTGATCTTTCTCCATTTGGGTGACACTGTAGTCCAGAAGGTAGATGGTATGTCCACTCCCTTAGAACTTtggaataaattagatttattattttctgtCATGACTGCACCTAATCTAGTTTACTTGAAAGGCATgctgtttaattttaaaatgaatacatcTAAGTCAATGGATGATAACATAGACGAATTTACTAAACTTGCATTATTACTTAGAGGTACTGATCAAGCTTTAAGTGACACAAGTGAAGCTATAATTCTGTTAAATTCATTGCCTGATAACTATGATATTGTTAAACATGCATTGAGATATACTGGCATTGTACCTAGTCTGGACCTTGTTATCTCGGGTATTAAGGCTAGAGAACTGGAACTAGGAACATCTAAGAAATCTGgaaataatttgtttgtaaagagtaagaatgagaaaaaacaTTCTACTAGTAACAATGATCACACTAATGGGACAGGGCAAAAAGGtaaaaagaaagacaagaagGGTAAGCAAAAGTGGAAATGCTATCACTGTAGAAAAGAGGggcacattaaaaaatattgttatgatgttattagaaaacaaaagcaagggggAAATACAAATGCTAATGCTAATAATTCAAATTGCTTAGCTGAAGTACTTACAgttttagatttttctattaataatgaatggattatggattcgggttgttcttttcatatgtgtcctaacattgactggtttcaaaattttaataacaaagaGTCTGGAATTGTGTACATGGGCAACAACCAATCCTGTGGTGTTAAAGGTATAGGAAATATATCTCTCAAATTGCATGACAACAAAACTACAACCTtaactgatgtaagatatgttccTGGTTTGAAAGAAACTTGATATCTCTTGGCACATTAGATGAGCTAGGGTTCTCCTATAAAGCTGAAAATGGatccatgcatgtgtttaaaggAGATGAACTAATATTATCTGGTGCTAAGAAAAATGGATTGTATGTTTTGGATGGTTGTTATTTTCCCTTTGTTAATGTTAATTCTGCATACATAGTCAAGACTGATAAGACAGAACTATGGCACCtgagacttggccatatgagcctgAAAGGTCTTAAGGCTCTGTCTAACCAAGGTTACCTTGGTTCAGTGCCTGCTGAGTCCCTCGACTTTTGTGAGCCATGTGttctaggcaagcaacacagaCTGGGTTTCTATaaaggaactcacctggcgaaggtatGCCTAGAATATGTTCGTGCAAACTTGTGGGGGCTTTCTCAGGTCCCTATCCACGGTGGTAATAAGTATTTTCTATCTATTGTAAATGACTTcactaggaaggtttgggtttttctattaaaatctaAAGACCAAACTCTTGAGAAGTTTAAAACTTGGAAGAACATagttgaaaatcaaatagatagaaagattAAAATCTTAAGAACAGACAATGGTCTGGAATTTTGtaacaaagagtttgatgaattttgcaataCTCAAGGAATACTTAGGCATAGGACTATGAggtatacaccccaacaaaataggGTAGCTGAGAGAATGAACCGAACTCTTCTTGAAAAGGCGAGATGCCTCTTATTCACCTCTAATATGCCTAAGtccttttggggagaggctCTGTCTACTGCTGCCCATTTAGTAAATAAAAGTCCCTCAACTGCCCTAAACTTCaaatgccctgaagaaaaatggaccgatagaaaattaaatctaaactACCTTAGAGTGTTTGGTTGTGAAGCTTATGCTCACAAGCCTGAAGGTAAATTAGAACCTAGGTCTACTAAGTGTGTTTGTTGGTTACCAAGATGGGGCCAAAGGCTTTAGACTATGGGAAAGACAATCTGATGGGATTAAAATCATTATCAGTAGAGATGTCATATTTAATGAAGCCATTTTCCCTTGTAAAATTGGAAACACAAAAGAAACCAACATTCCTAAAAGACCAAATGATTTTGCTATCCTATGTGGGTCTCAAATCGAGGTGGAGCAAGCTGCAGGTAATAACAACTTGACAGCTGCTCAAATAGAGCCTGACCTAGGAGGTGTTCTAGTTTCAAATGAAAATCTAACCTCTaatcatgatgatgatcaagaggaacaaaAAGATGAacctgagattgaggtggagcatcataGCTCACACCAAGATCTCAGTGACTATCAGCTAACTCGTGATAGGAGTAGGAGGGTTTTTAGACCCCCAAGAAGGTATGCCTATTCAGACCTAGTGTATTCTGCTCTAGTAGCAGGGCTAGAACTTAGGAGTAATGAGCCATCATcgtatgaggaggctgtcagctccaAAGAATGTGTAATATGGCAgcaagccatggatgaggaaatgtcCTCTCTCAAGGTTAATGGTACCTGGGAATTGGTCCCTAAACCACAGAAACAGAAATTAATCCAGTGTAAATGGTTGTACAAATTAAAAGAAGGAATATCTTCCACTAACCCAATTAGGTATAAGGCAAGACTAGTGGCAAAGGGGTTTACTCAGAGGGAGGGCATAGACTACACTGAAATATTCTCCCctgtagttaaatttaaaaccattCGCATGATGCTTTTTGTTGTTGTCCAATTTGACCTTGAATTAGAACAATTGGATGTCAAAACAGCATTCttgcatggagatttagaagagaaaatttatatggcTCAACCTACTGGATATATTGACTCAGATAAGCCTGAACATGTTTGTctattgaaaaaatctttgtatggcttaaaacaatcctcaagacaatggtataaaaagtttgataattttgtccTAGGGATTGGATTTGTTAGGAGTCAATATGataattgtttctattttatcctTTCCAATGTCCCTGTCTTATCTATtgttatatgtggacaatatccTGTTAATTAGTAAGTCTAAGTCtaagataaatgaattaaaacaaatgctaaacacaaattttgatattaaagACTTAGGGGCagttaagaaaattttaggaatgacaatagaaagggatagagaaaattttaatttaaaggtTCATCAAAATGACTATTTAAGGAAAGCTATAAAAAGGTTTGGCATGCATAATTGCAAGCTAGTGAGTGTTCCTTTAGCTGGTCATTTTGTCTTAACCAAATCTCAATGCCCAACGTCCAACtctgaaattatcaaaatggaAAATGTTCTATATGCTAATGCAATTGGAACTATTATGTATGCCATGATAAGTACAAGGCCTGATCTAGCCTATGCTATCTCATCTCTTAGCAGATTCATGTCAAATCCAGGCAAACCACATTGGGATGctctaaaatatttattaagatattTACATGGCTCTGTTAATGTTGGATTAATTTATAGAAGATATTTAATACTCTTGATCTTGTGGGTATGTAGATTCTGACTTCGCAGGTGAAAGAGACACCCGAAAGTCCACTACTGCTCTGTTTTTCACTTTGGGTGGAAATTGCATTAGTTGGAAATCACAGCTGCAGCCTCTGGTTGctctgtcttccactgaggctGAGTATGTAGTAGTGACTGATGCAGTTAAAGAGGCTATTTGGCTTCAAGGTATTCTTCAAGAAACCCACCTACTTCAGAGCAAGGCTGTGATGTATTCAGACAGTCAAAGTGCGATTCACTTGACCAAAAATCCTGTCTACCATGAACGCACAAAGCACGTGGATGTCAGGTATCATTATGTTAGAGATTTAGTAGAGCTAATGGCACTATTTCTATACTAAAAGTGCCTAAAGAAAACAACCCAGCAGACATGGGTACAAAGTTGCTAACTGCAACTAAGTGCAAGCATTGCTTGGACCTGTTGCATGTGGGtattgattgatcaaatcagCCAGAGCTATGAAGGTGAGAATTGAAGCATGCTGCACTTGTGAGAATTCCAGATTCACCTGTGGTTTgttgcttcaaggtggagattgttagCTATGAAGCATCAAACGACATCATTGGATTAAGCTGATTGGAGGGCCACGTGCTGCAACCGCAGCCTGCCAACTAGCAACTGCTGGATGGtagcacgtggcaaccatcagcgGCTCTCTGATGGCGCCCGTTTGCCTTTCTTCTCCTGCCCGATCTTTCTCCTTGTTCGTCTGCcatttctgttggaataatcatcgtgcttgcacgattgGATCTCAGCCCTTCATCCATACTTTATGAGGCCTGATCCTAGCTATTGATCATCTCTTTTAATCCCACCCCTCGGGATGTGAACCGGTCAGACGATTAAGATGAAAGAATCAAAAgcaaaggaaaaaggaaaagatcgaGAAGAGGGAGAGACTTCGTCTTCGGGCTAGGGTTTCTGGTTTGCTTCTCTGTTCATTCTCTGTAAATGTTTGTATAGCTTTGTTAAGATATATGGTTCGATAGATTTCTGCCTTTAATTTGTATTGTGTGATTATTGGGCATTTTTGTGTTCTCGAACCATTGTTTGTATAGAGAATGTGTGAGGTTTTCATGTGGGTGTAATCTCAGATTCatctcatagtgcagtgagctctcctctttcgagctcaacgtggacataGCCTcttttgaggtgaaccacggtaaatctttTGCCTCTTTTCGTTTTCGTCTCCTTTTTCGTTTCTGTTCATGTGTGTATGTTTATGCTTCCAGTTTTGTCCATCGTGAGCTTGTGATTGAAAAGTATCAAACATAAACCTTAAGGTCTTATTGATTTGTTCCCAACAGatgcaaataagaaaataagaatggAAAAGAAGCAGTTAAACTCATGGGAAttaatgattgaaaaaaaatataaagctTTTTTTGCCATAATGTTGGATTTTCAACCATCAGAGGAACATTGATCAATACAAAACTTGATCACACAAGCCCTAAAAGAATAGACAATTTGGCAAGAGAGATTACAGTACCTGCAACTGAAGGGTGTAAAGGATGAAATTTCGTACAATATCATACTCTCCTTTTAATAGGAAGGCAATACCAGACGGTATGAAGTCACGGATAAAGACTTGGTCGTAGTTCAAAATGCTGGAGCTTGTAGGATCATTAGCAGCAATAGTCCCAATTGGGTTGCCACAATAATAGACAATCGATTCTCTTAGTAGATTCCATGCTTCATCCTCAATGGACTCTAAACTCACAATGTTCGGTGCATCATTAATTGTTGTCATGGTCTCTAGTCTACGGACAGGTGGAAGgccctcattttcattttccaactGTTTAGCCCCCTCAACCTTTTGACTGCTCCAATTATTAGGAGTGCCATTAATCCGAGTTCCTTGTCTATCATCTGCTGTTACTGCACTCTCACTTCCAACCTGTTCACATTTGCAACTCGTAGACTCCAAACAATCATTTAGAGCCTTTCCATGGAAAACACTATTTGCAGCATGAAGAGGGTAAATTCTCTTGCAACTTAATGTTCTTGAATAGTTCACCCTCTGCATTAGCTCGGAATCTCTTCTTCTACTATGTATGGGGTACTTGAAAGAAAGTAACGAGTTTGCCTTGTGAAAACATGGACCAGAATACAACAAACGAGGCATGGCCATTGACAGAACTTGCACAACTGCTTCTTTAGTGCCCATGATCAGCTTCAGCTCAATACATATAAAGAGTGTCCCCTCGGTTTAATTCACTGCACCTGTACCATTCccatagaaaataaagaaatatgcATATTACAAACATTAAAGCTTCCTAATTAAGGGATCATTTCACACGGCATAGTATAATAGAAACGGTGTTGTTCAATTTTATAGATGAATTGTTCAacgttaaattaaaaatcatgaCGTTCCAGTTAGAATGTTAAAAGATCTCCAAATCTGACCGTGTGAAGTGatacaaataaacataaaaacaacaaaacactCTAAATTCTTCTCAGAAACACCGACAATCACACAACGAAACAGGTCAAACTGATAAAGGTTTGAACACATAAGCGTATTCGTGCCTGTTAACATGCAGATGAATCGGAACAATCCAAAACCACATCATTTCTCGCAAAAGCACGCAGCACGCTACACTacagtagagagagagagagacaagtGGCTACCTGTGATTCAAGACTAATTTCAATTTTCCACCAAGCAAAAACTATCAGATAGCCAGATTAATACTTCCGGCCGCGAAATCTCGGGAACCAAACGGGCGCTTAGTAGACCGGAATAAGAAAACAATTTTTCCTGGATTTGGAAGAGGAGTTGAGGCTGAAACCAACGAGattaaaggaaaagagaaattgtTAACCTAAGTGGGCGTGTTCTTCTCGTGAACCAGCGAGAGAGAGTAATGACGGCGTCGGGGGTTAAGGCGATGGGCGATGGGCGGTGGGTATGGCCGGGAATCTCAGATGCTTCCAAGTTCCGACGAAGCAAACGCTAAGAGAGTTTTTATCTACTATAGATGTGGGCTCATCGTTTCTCTCTGAGGCCCACCACAAGTGGCGAGGCGACACGTCATGTATAGCCGATCATCGTTTTTCCTTTATTTGTAtagacaaataataataatgattgatGAGAGCAATAATACTATAATAATTTTGAGAATCAtacaatttattttctaattcttttttttttaaattaataagatGATAAATATACAGCTCATGTCTTAATTTCTCATCAACCAAAGTTAAATTATGAAacaatcatcaatcatataaatatatacacatatatatataatggagtCGACAACCATTTcttcaagatttaaaaaaacCTTTTActagttcaaaattttaacccaaaaagttaaaaaagataaaacaaaatttgagaTATCAGCAAAGCATAAAGCATAATTATTGTCGCATCACCGAAGGTATATAAGGCAAAATAATGAAGATGATTAACAGACAAGGCTAGGCTAGGCTAGGCTAGGCTAGGCTAGAAACTAAGGCCTGTGAGGTTGAATATGCCGTCATACTTGTTAGTTTTGAACGTTGAATAAGCGCTTTACTGGGGCCCCTAACCATGTTGGCCTCGAACAAAAATGGTTATGGGCCCCCCAACAGAATATGacaattattttcattctgACACTAAGATTACTTGTTAGATGGGGTTTATGTGAACATTATTTAGATTCGCTTTAAAAACATTTCATAAACATCCTTGGGTGGCTGGCAAATATGTTAATGTTGCCTGGTCAAATCCCAGGCCATTTCAGCGTATTGAAAAGAATGTCTGCAAAATGCCCAAAACATCTTCTGTCCCCAAACTAAACCTTGCACCAACCAACGTACACAAAAGAGGTAAAAGAACAAGCAAATGAATCTTAAATGCACAAGATTCAACATCATCTCTTGCAGAAACATTTCTGCAAGTATCTATTATTTAAAAGGGGTAAACCTAGAAACTTCTCGTCAAGAAACAAATCAAAATGCAAGAATCATCTTAAAAATTTGGGCTGTCAAATGGGGCTCTTGTTTGGGTACAAATCGCCTTGTCATTCTTTCTTCCCAATCCCATGGGACATATTGTAGATGCCTCGTCCCTGAACAGGTTGGATAAAAATTAATCACATAAACATGGCCGCAGAAATAGAAATCCAACTTAAGGATGAAGATAAATGAACTTACAATGAGATAAATAGAAGAAGCAGCCAGCATTACAGGAATGGCAACTGAAGTGACCTTGTCGAAAGGGCCTTTCACATACGTGTGCTTGTGAATGCTCTGGAAATATTTTTGGTGCTCGAAGAGCTTCTCTCTTGGTCTGAAGGGTGTCTCTGCCATCCTGTATCATtggtaaataaataaactttcaaattttaatgtctccaTATCTACtaccagtgttattaaaggcccagGCACACTAAGGCACAAAAGGGTGTTAGAGTCTAAGGTGCAAAGTGAGGCGCACGCCTGATAGAACTAGGTGCATACtaactaaatataaatatatatatatatatcctagttgaagaataaggtataaaatagaTCCTAACTCCTAATAATATATTCATAAGCATGTtatcaaggaaattaaaaaaattaacatatactaacgaaaagaacaataaaaaatgtcaaaagatGCAATCTAAGTCCTTaaatcaacttaaattaaatttttaaataatttaaaaatcatcctcatcatcaagatcaaacattttcgtattttcatcattagaagtatcatctctaatatcttcttccacatcatctctctatctatcttcatctagttcaaattcaattcgagcatttgaagtaataatccttttactcattgtcaaatttgtagttgaagcaataaatttaaaacctaaacaataaaaaattaaataaaatcctaaaaacaattaaaaaagcCCAGGCGTGCCTAAGCCCAAGGCGCACCTTGGTGGTCTACACCAGCTTAGAAGCATTCCAAGTGCCCAAGGTGCGCCTTGTGCCTAGgcgcgcgcctttaataacactgtcTACTACCGTCTTCATCCTCTTCTAACAGATAAATTTACTCTCACTTTCACCCTTATATGGACTGTTGTGCATATGTGGGCATGCAGACTTATGCATGAGGTAAAATGAGCCAACACTCTTGATGTGCCCTAGTGGTCTTTTCACCAAATCCATATATAAGAAAATTGTCTATCCAGTTTGGCCACTTTGCTTGGGGCATGACTACAATAAGGCATCTTAAGCTTTCTAGTAGTTTTCCATGTTCAGATAGGAAATAGGATTACGAAGAATTTAACCAAATGAAAGGATTAAATGATTACACGGGCAAAAGAACATACTCAGAATGATTAAgaaatcaaaatacaataaagTAATACACAAGTAACACAACTAGCCAATAACTTATCTAGACAATAGGTTTATGAGCTCACCAATAAGCTatagttattgggacaacagtTTATTAACACTACAATAAATCAACTTCAATCAATCACACAGATGGTTAGAAATTTGGTTAAGAGCCAATGTAAATGCAAGACTTGTGCcatcaaatgataaattaaataatatgaagcTAAAAATTTCCACATGACAACCAACATAAGactttatttatgatttttgatAACTAAACACTTGGTTATTTAACTCCTGGAATGCAATTAACCTTTAGAAAGCACTGTTCTAATGTGCAATCAGCAGTGAATTCAGGAACTAAGTTGTTGTCAGCTAAAATTTCTAAGATAATGCGTTGACCAACTATACCTCACCTTGTATTCAAGAGCCAACCCTAGTAAATGCAGTCACATCACCCTTCTTTAGGGGCATTCCTACTTGCTGAACCAGTAAAGTAACACTGTCACTTGTTGAGGGATCCTTCCATTGGAGCTTGCACTTCCCAATTCAAGCCATATTCACAAAAAATTGATCATTCAGAAAATTTCCCCCTATCTGTAGTGATAATCACGACTAGCCTAGGTTATGAGTTAAGATCAGCATCTAGTTTGCATGAGCAGCCTCATACAAGTCTTCTGACCAAATATGACccgaggcaaacacacaaatgGAGCATCCATCATACATCTTGCCAATCTCAagaatttaagaaatttaagcAAAGTTGCATCCAAATATAGAAGATCAACAATTAAGAAAAGGCACCAGATATGCTTGATACAATTAGCAGCAAGGGATCAACATGAAAGATTCTGCAGCAAGCAACGATTTATCAATTAAAAGCGTCAAAGAAGATTTTCAACAAGCAAACAAAAATGAAACCATTGATAAAAGACAGTAATTTCTGTCCTCTTCAGCAGTTGCAATTTATCTAGGTAACGTtcattaaaatgagtaaaacaaGGGAgtataaagataagattagaATGTTTTCCGgaccaaaatatgaaatgatcaaaataaggctAAAAAACATTCCAATATTTATAACAgattgtttgttaattttttgggaatccattgagaattgtattttttttccatatgtttgttaaatgcatatgataagcaccaagataagggttttttaccaaaatatccctattatcaaattcattcaaaactgTATGTTaacattatcaaaaatttatgattaaaataatgttttatgattaatgtgaattgtcaaaaaataaaaataaaattagtgttttattttctaaatccatgctcaaaaataaattcttaaaagaTTCAGAaggtagaaataattattggtggaattacaataattccaattagataattaaaaattgtcaaaacatattttcatattagataataaaatataaaattgaataaaataattttaaaaattggtgaaaggaatttgtattagataataaaatatatatagagagagagatttaaattttaaaaatcgatgaaaagaataatttcatttaaattttaaaaattgtcaaaagaTATggcaatttaaaaatatattaaatgacattaattataagacttaaataaataagtactTTTAAAATCAACcttattgtaaaaataagacttaataaaattaaattttaaaaatgtattaaataacattaattatccTACAAGGGATATATGGGTAATTTAGTCTTATctgtaaaatatcaaataaatttatctgaatagagggccaaataaatttatctgtaaaaagtaagataagaagtcatgtgaggGTTTTTCAGGAAAaggtcagataagtttaacaaatgcGTTGGAAAGGACAAACATCCGAAATGGTTCCCATATCTAACCTTTTACActctatatcttggttaacaaacactaccctAATAGACTAGTAACCATTCTTCTCTACGAATACAAGCACATAAAACATACAACCCCTAGTTTCCATCTAtacttagggtgcgtttgattgcaagcataaaatttgggtggaaagaaaatattttctaggcaattgaattgcctagaattaaattctagcgaaaatgtcaattgaatgtgtttgattggcttaattttcTATCTAGAAATTGTTATACTTTTTCAATTTATGATGTTTGAttaccattattttttataaaaatattcattttttatatattacatattattttttatctccaCGCTGGCCAACCATCACCCAATTCTCTCCACTCCAAAACGCCACCATTTTCATGACCCTCTAATTCCACACTGCTGCAGCCTCCGCCATTGATGGATTCTCTGAAACCCACTTTGGCTCCAACCAAGAACAAGCTTTCCAAGACCTTCCACAAAGTCATCCACCGCAAAACCGCCACCAAAACCCTCTCCAACTCCAGCTTCTGCCTCTTCATTCCTCAGGAACACAAGCCAGCGAGGAACAAGGCCGACCTTGGAAGCGTTCGTGGCCAAGCTATTCGCCACCGTCTTTGTCACCAAAGCGGCCTACACTAAGCTACAGACAACCCAGTTACCCTACAACGTGTCAACGAGGTCGTCATGCGCGAGCTGAAGCTGCTGTCGGAGCTAAAGCATAGCTTCTTGAAGAAAAAGACTGATTCTTCGCCGCCCCATGTGACCATCTTGCTCACTGAGATTCAAGAGCAGCAGTCTCTGATGAAGATGGCGACGAACAAGGGGAATATCCGGCGCCGATTTCAGGAGAAAGTCGAGGTTGAAGGAGCGTCGAGAGATGAGGGAGTGACGAGAGAGTTAGTGAATTGCCTAGAAAATGAATTCTCTCTCCTCCCCTGAGAATTGATTTTCcagcaaaagtgagaaaaacCCATCACGTGATTAAAAGTTAGAACTTGTATTCCCTGGAAAATATTGCTAATCAAACATCTCAAAAACTAGAACTTAGATCGAAaatatggccaatcaaacaggcccttaATAAAACATCTCATGAATAATGTCGTTATTAAATTCACCTTATATGAACACATCCAACTTCATATGCATTGCCTCTACTATAAAAATACAAACACCTTTTCCCTGAAAAAGGATGGATATATTACTAAAATGAACATGAAGCAACCACAACACTGCAAGAGCATCATACAACATGTGAGAACCAACCccacaaataaaaccccaaccgTAAAGTCAAAAC
It contains:
- the LOC127798467 gene encoding uncharacterized protein LOC127798467 encodes the protein MAETPFRPREKLFEHQKYFQSIHKHTYVKGPFDKVTSVAIPVMLAASSIYLIGRGIYNMSHGIGKKE